The segment ATCCCATGACGCCCACGATGCATAAGATACTAGTCCATGGTgctgttattataaaaaaatgcgttACTACCCATTGGACAGCTCACTGAAGAAGCTGCAGAAGCGCGTAACAAGCATTTCCGATCTTATCGACTTGATTTCGCAAGGAAGTTTACGAAAGAAAGCTGCAACACGGATATTTTAAATCGCTTACTTTTGAGTTCCGACCCCTTACTGAGCTGCaggagaaaagtaaaaaaaacgaaaGCACAGTACTTTCCCGCCAGAGACGATAGAATTGCTATTGCCTGCCGATCCGAACCCAGAGTGCTCTTCCGGAAGCGAAGAAGAAAACATCATAGCAGAGACTGTAGCTTAATATGGCAACTGGTTTTATttcagtaataaattattatacacattttactatatttttaattttttcctcttttgtgcagatgtcgaaattttacatatcagtagaattttgaaaaaaataccctataaattaaaaaaaaatatcatgaaacagttgtttcaacttcgtaaaacgttcaaaaatacaaaaacccgcaaaaataattttggccccgtagatcgtgaatttacccctatgtgcaatggtagtataataggctgcttagcggtaaacatgttcagcgctaagccgcaCTGACGCAGTTTTCTATAAATTTGCGAACTAATTTGGACATATTAGGGAACCAGTATTGTTCTCTAATTTTGGCTAATACCTTTTCCCAGCtaaagtgattttttttgttgaaGTGGTTTTGATTGTTTTGGTGATTTGTTAGATTCACGGGTATCTACAGGATTTCTACTGAAGTAATCTGCGTGAGCCAATCTTTCACCCTTACGGTATTCAATCTCAAATTCATAGTTTTGTAAAAAGGTCCACCAGCGGTGAACTCTAGGCGTTAACTCCTTTTTGTGTCGAGACGCTTTAAGTGAATTGCAATCAGTTATGACTTTAAATGATCGCCCATATAAAAAATGACGAAAATGTTTTATTGCCTTTACAACGGCCAGCGTTTCAAGTTCATATGAATGATATTTACTTTCTGCGCTGGTCGTTCTCATACTAAAGTACCCAATAACGTGAGCTTCTTGATCTCTTTTTTGAATTAAAACGCCGCCATAGCCGAGAGAACTGGCATCCGTATGGAGTTCGGTCGGCAAATCCGGATCAAATATCGTAAGCAAAGGAGAAGATGTCAAGCGACTGATTATCTCTTTTCTAGCCTGTTCTTGACGCTCTGTCCAGTTCCATGGTACGTTACTCTTGGTAAGTTCATAAAGGGGAATCATAATCTTTGAGAAATTTGGTACATATTTCCGAAAATACCCAGCTAGTCCATTAAACTGGCGCAATTCTTTTATGTTTCTGGGTACCGGGGAACTGGATAAAGCCTCAATCTTTCTAGGACTGGGTTTAACGGTCCCGTTTTCTACAATGTTCCCCAGATATTCGATTGAAGTTTTCAAAAAAGTACATTTAGAAACGTTTAATGAAAAACCGGAGTCAGTTAATCGTTTTAGGACAAGATCAAGGTTGCGCAAACCTTCTTCAGGTGTTTCAGACATAATAAGAATATCGTCAAGATAGACTAAAGCAATGTTATCTTTATAGTCGCCTAGTGCTTTGTTTATGGCGCGCTGATAGACGGAAGGCGCATTGCAAAGGCCAAAAGGCATACGTAAATACTCGTATTGTCCATCAGGGGTCACAAATGATGTCTTTTCGATCGAGTCTTCAGCAATAGGAATCTGATGAAACCCGGCGGTCATGTCAAGACGTGTAAAGTAACGCGCCTTTCCTAACTTATCTATCTGATCAGCAATCAAAGGCAATGGAAAGTGGTCTCTTAAAGTGTTAGCATTCAGCTCACGGAAATCAACGCAAAGGCGATCAGAACCATCCTTTTTCTTAACTAGCAAAATTGGACTGCTAAAAGGTGAAGAACTTTCACgaatttgtttgtttgtttctcGTATAAGTGATTTATAATCttagagaaataaatatatttgaacTGAACTGAATTATTCCATTGCTTTTGAGATCTGCAATCATTTCCTTAACCTTTTCGCGCTCAGTAGGTGATAATCTATAAGGTCGACGCTGTACAATTTTGTCAGGGTTTTTAAGTCTTATTTTCAATTCACCGGTATTTACTTTAGAAACGCGATTTCCAGTCGTAAAGCTGTCTTTATATTTATCAACAATatcatgtaattttttaagtaaatcagTATCTTTTACGTCAGTATCAAAAACAGGCTCAAGACATGATTATTTTTGTGTGCATTTGCTTATTAAGAAATTGCGTTTCACTGAAATTTCATCTCGTGTTTGAGTGACACTAAGAccaggtatttgcaaaaggtcaAATCCAATTATGATATCATCTTGTATCTCAGTATCTTCAACAACATAAAACTCTAACTCGACACAAGTACCACCTATTTCTACCGCATTAGTAATGGTCTGTCTTGAATCAAATGGGTGCTCACCAGCACCGAAAAAagtggcattaacagcctttcTCTTTCCGGGAATCGAACCAGAGAAGCGTTTCCGCATCAGTGAACAATCAGACCCAGTATCAAACAAGCAAGGATAAGTAACATCACCTATTTTAACTGTAGTAGTACTACGGGCCCTGCCGGAAAGATTGCTGCAAAGGTTTACTAACTTGTCTGAATTCGACCGTTCATTTAACATTTTACGAAAACAATTCTTTTCAACATGGCCCTTTTTCTTACAATATTTGCATTCAACTGATTTAGTATCAGTAGGTGCTTTAGACTCGCTACCGACGGTGGGGGAGTTATCAGATCCGGAAGAATTAAGCGCCTTGCAATCACGAAAGCGATGACCAGGTTTATTACACCTATAGCAAATAGTAGACGAATAGTCTGGTTTAACACCTACTTCAGTGGGGCGAGCTTTCTTagaattgttattattattcgtTTTTTCTAGTGTATCGAATTTGCGTTTACGGTATGTCTTCAAAACAGATACTAGTTTAGGCAAAGAGTCAGGCGTACTTCGTAATAATTCAGATCTAATATGTTCAGGATAAATACCTGTGATAACAGCATCCACAGCATCGGCATCATTCGCTTCCGGCCGCACGCGCTTGAATAATGTCCAAGCTGTAGTGGCGTATTCGGCGTAGCTCGCTGCTTGGTCCGACGTGTAGTTGCGCCACTTCTGTACATCATCAGCATACCAGAACTCCTTTGAGAATGTCTTGATTAGATCTTCCTTCACCTGATCCCAAGTAGTTGAATGTAGAGACCACGTGTCGGCCCACACTTTTGCTCTTCCTTTTAACTGAAGTATGGCTTTCATCCGTGCTTCTTGAGGTGATATAGAGAAGATGGAAATGGTTTCATCGACATTAGCGCACCAATCTCGAATATCATGAGATCGTACATCCGGGTCGAACGGGGGTAGGTAGAAATTTCCTCGTTCACGGGGTAGCGCCGGCTGTTGTGGATTAGCGGCAGTGGCAGACAGTGCCGCATTAACAGCACTTGCTGCTGCTTGCTTGGTGACTGTGGTTACCAGGCTCATCACTTGGTCCATGGTAAAAGTAGGCTCAGGTTGAATAACCGATCGTCGACGCCCGCCTAGTATAGGGGATTGTGATCCCACCGCTGCTGTCGGCGAAGTTCCACTATGCGCATGGTCTGCATGGTCACCGGGTGGTAACCAGTTCTCATGACCATCCATTAGGTTAGGAGTAGTAACGAAGAAATAGACGTTTCACTTGTTAACTCACTTTTATTTACGAGTATAGATAGCTCTTACACAATCTAGGCTTAGCATAAGAATGAATCGAAACAAAGGCATGCAACCACTTAAATAACCTTTTCAACCCTACCCCTCCAGGTGGGACTACCTGAGATCACGCCACACCACCTGCGCTACAGTTATTTATCAGTACAACTCccatttattaatatttccGGAATCGTttcaaaataacaattaatttaataaaaatagatatttaatacattaattttgagattattttaattaaacacaTTCAGTTTATCATatcgaaattataattaaacaGTCAATTGACTATGCTTCctttaaatcaaatatattttatatttatttgcaactatcgatttaaataataaacatctaattaaaattattttaaaacatacaTTTAAACAAACATCAAGGATTGCCGCccacatatacaataaaatggcggtcaatgttaaaaagcaacgtgaaccgttaaaattcttatatgcagcatacgactgttatatatctgataaagatacttaagtgaaccactataaagtccaagtcgttatttcgatacactagtgaacctctaaacagtataaggcatcttatgaacgttttaacagccgctatgcagacagtcccaatggtagtataataggctgcttagcggtaaacatgttcagcgctaagccgtattatgcgccacatgtgttcgattatacgtctattggtttcataatagttcactcgttctcccttataataagtcagcgaaataaaagctgctttagcggtaaacatgttcagcgataagctgtattatgcgccccatgtgttccatttatacgtttattggcttcatattagttcactcgtgctcccttaaaagtcagcgtaataaaagctgcttagcggtaaacatgttcagcgataagctgtattatgcgccacgtgtgttccattatacgtctattggcttcataatagttcattcgtgcttcctttaaaagtcagcgtaatagaagctgcttagcggtaaacatgttcagcgataagctgtattatgcgccacatgtgttccattatacgtctattggcttcatattagttcactcgtgctcccttaaaagtcagtgtaataaaagctgcttagtggtaaacatgttaagcgacaagctgtattatgtgccacatgtgttccattataagtctattagcttcataatagttcacttgtgctcccttaataagtcaacgtaataaaagtccacaattaactccttatacagcacatggcgtaattttatccactaaacagaccttataacggttaaagcatttgataacccttaaagctgtatagggtcgtagcaaatatacctttatatcactctttgcgtattaatggtagttttcagagccgtaatgcagcttttaatcagccctaagctatataaatatcactgagatctattatacagctgtaggaccacgagtgtgctcttataagtgtcttaatacgcacagagcgttagatagaactaaaagtgagtagttatagagctatctgtgctacttgggtactTACGCTTAGCTACGTACGCAACATTGTGTCGGCTACAAACGTCATGCTGTATCATTTTTCCCTGTATTTTCCGTATGCGCGCTACTTAAAATTTTCTCCGTGTACCTTCTACCACGAAACACACATATGCTGCGCGCTCGCTAGTgtccgcggcggcggcggcggcggcgccgggcTCGCAGCACGAGTTTGCTGCCCCCGCGCTCCCCTGCCCCTCACCTTCTGGCGCGCAAGCCCGAGACAAGTAATCCGCGCTATTGTCTGCACTACGAACGAATTCTATTTTGTAGTTGTAACTACTTAGAAAAATAGCATATCTCTGCAGGCGATTCGCGGAGACTTCCGGTATTCCCCGGTGCGGTCCAAATATCGTGATTAAAGGTTTGTGATCGGTTCGTAATATGAAGAGTTTGGACCTACCATACAGATACTGATGAAATCTACGTACTGCGAAAACGAGGGCAGTGGCTTCCTTTTGAATTTGAGAATATCGCTTTTCAGCGGCATTCAGGGTGCGTGACGCATAGGAAATCGGTCTTTCCTGGCCGTTCGACTCAATTAGCGATAAAATACAACCTAGTCCGTGAGGTGACGCATCAGCTGTCAAAACCAACTGGGCTTCAGGATTGTAATGCGCTAGCACTTGGTCGGACGCGAGgcaggtttttattttattaaaagccTCTTCGTGAATAGTGGTCCAAGTCCATTTGACTCCCTTCTTTAGCAGGTCATACAGGGGACTCAAAATGCTGGACGCACTGGGAACAAAATTTCTGTAATAATTAACCAACCCTAAAAAGGATTGAAGTTGATTGACACTATCAGGTACAGGCGCGTTAACAATGGCTTTTACTTTATCAGCAGATTTTTTCAGCCCGTCTTTGTTAATTACATAACCTAGGTAACTAACTTCACttttaaaaaaatcacatttttcCTTTTGTAAGGTCAGGCCTGCGTTCTGTAACCTCTGTAAAACACTAACTAACCTGGCCACATGTTCCTGGTCGTCTCGACCCGTGACCAGCACGTCGTCCAGCAGGCACAGCACGCCCTCCATGCCGGCCAGCAGTTCGTCCATTGCGCGTTGGAAAATTGCCGGAGCACTACTGAGCCCAAAAATTAAACgagtatatttaaataatccgCGATGTGTATTTATACAGGTTAAATTTTGAGATTCCTCGCATAACATCAGCTGATTGTAAGCCATGGATAAATCTAGTTTAGAGAACTTCTGTCCTCCATGTAACTTAGCAAATAACTCGTTAGCAGTCGGTAAGGGATAATGTTCAATGACTAATTGCTTGTTGATACTAACTGAGTAATCCGCGCACAATCTTACGGAACCATTACGCTTTAGTACGGGTACAACTGGAGAGGCGTACTCTGAATGTTCTACGGGAACCAGGACTTTTAAATCGACCAACCTATCGATTTCTTTACTTAGTTTATCCCGTAAGGCGAAAGCTACAGGGCGTGCTTTAAAAAATATCGGTTGAGAACCT is part of the Cydia splendana unplaced genomic scaffold, ilCydSple1.2 scaffold_45_ctg1, whole genome shotgun sequence genome and harbors:
- the LOC134805594 gene encoding uncharacterized protein LOC134805594 encodes the protein MDGHENWLPPGDHADHAHSGTSPTAAVGSQSPILGGRRRSVIQPEPTFTMDQVMSLVTTVTKQAAASAVNAALSATAANPQQPALPRERGNFYLPPFDPDVRSHDIRDWCANVDETISIFSISPQEARMKAILQLKGRAKVWADTWSLHSTTWDQVKEDLIKTFSKEFWYADDVQKWRNYTSDQAASYAEYATTAWTLFKRVRPEANDADAVDAVITGIYPEHIRSELLRSTPDSLPKLVSVLKTYRKRKFDTLEKTNNNNNSKKARPTEVGVKPDYSSTICYRCNKPGHRFRDCKALNSSGSDNSPTVGSESKAPTDTKSVECKYCKKKGHVEKNCFRKMLNERSNSDKLVNLCSNLSGRARSTTTVKIGDVTYPCLFDTGSDCSLMRKRFSGSIPGKRKAVNATFFGAVQKLDPESHKDWEEYAHKDDSEELPKWTDFVKFLEAKFRTLELITAASSTPRERTVNKERTFHATESHTEKSCVMCKARKQQNKIARLNRRSPRSTRLNQKFKLPWQLHLITQLDIVMAY